The genomic DNA CAGATTATTTCACCCAAGTTCATTGAGCATTACCGCAACCGGATCATCAATATTCATCATTCGTTCCTGCCTGCATTCGTGGGTGGAAAGCCATATGCTCAAGCCTATAATCGCGGTGTGAAAATTATTGGCGCTACCGCACATTATGTAACTGAGGAACTGGACGGTGGCCCGATCATCGAGCAGGATGTGCAGCGGGTAAGCCACGGTGATGATGTCAATGAGTTAAAACGGATCGGTCGCACCATTGAGCGGGTCGTTTTGGCAAGAGCCGTGAAGTGGCATGCGGAGGACCGAATTTTGGTTCATGAAAACAAAACGGTCGTTTTTAACTGATTTTATATTTAAAGCTCATACATCTTCCAAGCAAAGCCCGTCGAGATGACGGGTTTTTTCTTTTTTTTTATGCGGAAATTCAGTGTCAAAACCGGACAAAATACGTTATTTTTCGCGATTCTATGATTTTTAAACAATTTTCTAAATTAAGTCACCATCTTCAAGCGTGTTAAGGAACGATAGTTTCAATGGTAAGGTGGAGATGAATTTCAGTTTGGCGTAGCCAAAAAGGTTTGCTTATTATTTGGGTTGGTTTATAATCAGTCGTATCGAGTATAAGGGTTGGTATATCAATGAAATTAGATAGTAATAATCATTCAGTATTCTTATTGTATTATCATCTCGTACTTGTCGTGAAATATAGAAGAAATGTATTTGATGATGAAATATCCGATTATGCAAAAGACATGTTTGTGCGACTTGCGGAGGGTTACAACATAACTCTGATGGAATGGAATCATGACAATAACCATGTTCACGTTCTGTTCAAAGCACATCCGAACACTGAAATGACAAAGTTCATAAATGCGTATAAGAGTGCAAGTTCTCGACTCATCAAAAGAGATTTTCCGCAAGTCAGAAAGAAGCTTTGGAAAGAAATGTTTTGGTCAAGAAGTTTTTGCTTACTTACAACAGGTGGCTTGTCTGTTGAGGTAATAAAGAAGTATATAGAAAATCAAGGCCAAAAGTGAGATAAGAATATATGGCTAAATATAATAAAGCATATAAGTTCCGTTTGTATCCAACAGAGGAACAAGCCCACCTTATGCGTAAAACTTTTGGTTGTGTTCGTTTTGTGTATAACAAAATGTTAGCTGAACGCAAGGAAGTATACAAACAGTTCAAGGACGATAAAGAAGCCTTGAAAAAGCAAAAGTTCCCTACCCCTGCTAAGTACAAAGATGAGTTTGTGTGGCTGAAAGAAGTCGATTCTTTGGCATTGGCTAATGCCCAATTAAACTTGCAGACTGCTTACAGAAATTTCTATAGTGGAACGACTGATTTCCTACATTTAAGAGTAAGAATGCAAGAAAATCATACATAACCCATGTTGTGAACGGAAACATTATGCTTATGAATGGCTATATCAAATTACCAAAGCTCAAACGGGTGAAAGTAAAACAACATAGAGAAATCCCTGCTGAACATATCATGAAGTCATGTACGATCTCGATGACATCCACTGGGAAATACTACGTGTCTATTCTCACTGAATATGAGATGGAACGTATTCAAAAACAAGTCGAAACCGTTGTTGGGTTAGACTTTACAATGGCTGAACTATATGTCGGTAGTGAGGGTGAGAAAGCCAATTATCCTCGTTTCTACCGCCAAATGTTAGATCGTTTAGTGAAAGCACAACGTACCTTATCCAGACGTGTGAAAGGTTCTTCTCGTTGGAACAAGCAAAGGATGGTAGTAGCAAAGCTTCATGAAAAAATCACCAACCAACGAAAAGACTTTCTACATAAGGAATCACACAAATTGGCCAAACGGTATGATGGAGTGGTCATTGAAGATCTCAACATGAAAGGAATGTCGCAAGCCCTGAACTTTGGCAAAAGCGTTGCTGACAATGCTTGGGGAATGTTCACGACATTTCTCCAATACAAGTTAGAGGAGCAAGGAAAAAAACTGATAAAAATAGACAAGTGGTTTCCATCGTCTAAGACTTGCTCGTGTTGCGGTAAAGTAAAGGAATCTCTATCCCTTTCTGAACGTATATTCCACTGTGAATGTGGTTTTGTGTCAGATAGGGATGGGAACGCTTCTATCAATATCAGAAGCGAAGGATTGCGGCTGTTAGAGCAATTATAGCCCACAATAGAGCATGGTTCAGGCTTGATAGCTAAGTAAATTTCGTACCGTTAGGTACGATTACCTTAGAAGCCCTCACCTCTAAGCGTTAGTGTAAGTGGAGGGTAGTTCACATGAGGTTAATACTTTGCGGGTATATTTAAATGAGGACCTGGTACGATATTTCGACAATCAACTTTATAAACGATCTGGCAAACCTGCACGGCAAATGGTACAATGTTTAAGGATGTATAAGTCATATTGAAACATTCAAGCAGATTCACTCACTTCAATGGGCGTCGTTACTATAGGAGACGGCGGTATTGGAGAGCATGACCTAATGCAATTGGCATACTTTTTACAATATGAGGAGGCTAACCATGACTGACCAGAATCAAGCGATTCAAAAGGATGAAAACTCCACGATCGACAATTTGTCCATTACGACAATCCGTACGTTGGCAATTGATGCCATCGAGAAAGCAAACTCGGGACATCCCGGCATGCCGATGGGTTCCGCGCCGATGGGCTACCAACTATTTGCTAAAACGATGAATCATAACCCGAATCACCCTACATGGATTAACCGTGACCGTTTTGTACTGTCCGCTGGACACGGCTCCATGCTGCTGTACAGCCTGCTGCACCTGAGCGGCTATGATCTGCCTATGGAAGAACTGAAACAATTCCGTCAATGGGGCAGCCTTACACCAGGTCATCCTGAGTTTGGACACACCGCTGGTGTAGACGCTACAACCGGACCTCTGGGACAAGGCGTAGCTATGGCCGTAGGTATGGCAATGGCTGAAGCTCAATTGGGCGCAACCTATAATAAAGATCAATTCAAAGTTGTGGATCACTTCACCTATGCAATCTGTGGCGATGGCGATCTGATGGAGGGCCTGTCTCACGAAGCGGCTTCGCTGGCTGGACGTTTGCAATTGGGCAAGCTGATCGTATTGTTTGATTCCAATGATATCACACTGGACGGCAAGCTGAACCTGTCCTCTTCCGAGAGTGTTGCCAAACGCTTTGAAGCATACAACTGGCAAGTGCTGCGCGTAGAAGACGGTAACGACCTTCCAGCGATCCAAAAAGCAATTGAAGAAGCGCAAGGCGACTCCACACGTCCTACGTTGATTGAAGTGAAAACAGTCATCGGCTACGGAAGCCCGAACAAACAAGGTAAAGGCGGACATGGCGGTACTCACGGTTCCCCACTGGGTGCAGATGAAGCCAAGCTGACTAAAGAATTTTACAAATGGGTATACGAAGAGGACTTCCACGTACCGCAAGAGGTTCGCGAGCATTTTGCTAAAGTAAAAGAGCGCGGCATCGCAGCTAACAAAGCATGGGATGAACAGTTCGCGAAATACAAAGCGGCTCACCCTGACCTGGCAGCTCAGTTCGAAACAGCGGTAAACGGCGATCTTCCAGAAGGATGGGACCGTGACCTTCCGAAGTACACGACTGAAGACAAAGCAGTTTCGACTCGCGTGGCTTCCGGTAATGCACTGAACGGATTGGCTCCAAACGTACCGTTCCTGACTGGCGGATCTGCCGATCTGGAAAGCTCCACGATGACACACTTGAACAACCTGACGAACTTTACGCCAGAAGACTATGCTGGCCGTAACATCTATTTCGGTATCCGTGAGTTTGGTATGGCTGCTGCGATGAATGGTATGACAT from Paenibacillus sp. FSL R10-2782 includes the following:
- the tnpA gene encoding IS200/IS605 family transposase, translated to MKLDSNNHSVFLLYYHLVLVVKYRRNVFDDEISDYAKDMFVRLAEGYNITLMEWNHDNNHVHVLFKAHPNTEMTKFINAYKSASSRLIKRDFPQVRKKLWKEMFWSRSFCLLTTGGLSVEVIKKYIENQGQK
- the tkt gene encoding transketolase; amino-acid sequence: MTDQNQAIQKDENSTIDNLSITTIRTLAIDAIEKANSGHPGMPMGSAPMGYQLFAKTMNHNPNHPTWINRDRFVLSAGHGSMLLYSLLHLSGYDLPMEELKQFRQWGSLTPGHPEFGHTAGVDATTGPLGQGVAMAVGMAMAEAQLGATYNKDQFKVVDHFTYAICGDGDLMEGLSHEAASLAGRLQLGKLIVLFDSNDITLDGKLNLSSSESVAKRFEAYNWQVLRVEDGNDLPAIQKAIEEAQGDSTRPTLIEVKTVIGYGSPNKQGKGGHGGTHGSPLGADEAKLTKEFYKWVYEEDFHVPQEVREHFAKVKERGIAANKAWDEQFAKYKAAHPDLAAQFETAVNGDLPEGWDRDLPKYTTEDKAVSTRVASGNALNGLAPNVPFLTGGSADLESSTMTHLNNLTNFTPEDYAGRNIYFGIREFGMAAAMNGMTLHQGVKVFGGTFFVFTDYLRPAVRLAALMGLPVTYVLTHDSIAVGEDGPTHEPIEQLASLRIIPNLTVIRPADGNETSAAWAYTLENKKNPVALVLTRQNLPILAATAEHAREGIKRGAYVIADATDGKPVAQILATGSEVQLAVKAQEALAEQGIQVRVISFPSWDLFEKQDKAYKDSVLLPEVKARLAVEMAYPLGWEKYVGDQGDILGISTFGASAPGDRVIKEYGFTVENVVNRVKALLK